TAATCCGAGTGATGGAGTTTCCAGAGCAAGGTTTGTTAATTTTTCAATATCCGTTTCTTTGAATCCTTCATCGCTCAACTTTTGAGTTATTCCAACACTGCATAACCACTGTTCAATACCATAAGCTATCTCTTCCGCTTCGGATGGAATTCCTTTTAGTCCAGATACAATCGGGCTATAAATTTCTGATAGTATTTCTGCTGTTGCAGGATATATTTCTTTTACTACAGCAGGTAAGAGCATTGCAAGCCCCAGACCATGTGCTAAGTCAGGTTTAACCGCACTAAGTGGATGCTCAAGAGCATGTGTAAAGTGCAATAAACCATTATCAAAAGAAATCCCTGCTATTGCCGAAGCATATAATAGATAGTATCTTGCATTTAAATCGTTTGGATTACTCAATGCTTGTGGTAGGTAATTTGCTATTAATCTTACAACTTCTTTTGCCAAGAGTATCGAGTAAGGATTTCTTCCAAGCGTTGTAGCTGCTTCTGTAATGTGATTTAGTGCGTCTATAGTAGTGTATAATGTTTGTTTGTAAGGAAGTGTCACCATTAATTGTGGATCGTCAATGGCAAACGTTGGATATATACAATCATAAGCGATCGCGGGTTTATATTTTTTTTCAGTTATTGTGGCAACTGCAAAC
The window above is part of the Fervidobacterium sp. genome. Proteins encoded here:
- a CDS encoding iron-containing alcohol dehydrogenase, whose amino-acid sequence is MWERKVNIYNIFELRCKTTCYFGVGAIKKIEDISEWLSNQKKKKVIVVTDPVAYKVTGAWDVVEKALKSKKIKYLVYDEVSPNPTTSQINEATNLGKDFNAEAVIGIGGGSPIDAAKSVAILLEYKNKSAEELYEGKFIPSKAKPIIAINTTHGTGTEVDRFAVATITEKKYKPAIAYDCIYPTFAIDDPQLMVTLPYKQTLYTTIDALNHITEAATTLGRNPYSILLAKEVVRLIANYLPQALSNPNDLNARYYLLYASAIAGISFDNGLLHFTHALEHPLSAVKPDLAHGLGLAMLLPAVVKEIYPATAEILSEIYSPIVSGLKGIPSEAEEIAYGIEQWLCSVGITQKLSDEGFKETDIEKLTNLALETPSLGLLLSMAPIEATKQIIERIYRNSMWRMK